In Natronoarchaeum mannanilyticum, a genomic segment contains:
- a CDS encoding undecaprenyl diphosphate synthase family protein, whose protein sequence is MGLYDRYLSLRVRNQEAAPPEHVALIVAERDLLERGAYETLETFFRWAFEYGAERVTVYVSVLDEAAVPTLERSLTDVAAPREMAVRGPEDRSRADAPIQVSIGLGGKHEFTAAVRSLAGEVESGELDPDAISEDDVEERLVFPDAPDLVIKTGAERLSDFMIWQSVYSELYFTDVNWRDFRKRDYLRAIREYKNRTRRFGR, encoded by the coding sequence GTGGGACTGTACGACCGGTACCTCTCGCTGCGGGTTCGCAACCAGGAGGCCGCGCCGCCGGAGCACGTCGCGCTGATCGTCGCCGAGCGCGACCTGCTGGAGCGGGGCGCCTACGAGACGCTAGAGACGTTCTTCCGGTGGGCGTTCGAGTACGGCGCCGAGCGCGTGACGGTGTACGTCAGCGTCCTCGACGAGGCCGCCGTGCCGACGCTGGAGCGCTCGCTGACCGACGTCGCCGCGCCGCGGGAGATGGCCGTGCGCGGCCCCGAGGACCGGTCGCGGGCCGACGCGCCGATCCAGGTGAGCATCGGGCTGGGCGGCAAACACGAGTTCACCGCCGCGGTGCGATCGCTCGCGGGCGAGGTCGAATCGGGCGAGCTGGATCCCGACGCGATCAGCGAGGACGACGTCGAGGAGCGGCTGGTGTTCCCGGACGCGCCCGACCTCGTCATCAAGACCGGCGCCGAGCGGCTCTCGGATTTCATGATCTGGCAGTCGGTGTACTCCGAACTGTACTTCACGGACGTGAACTGGCGGGACTTCCGCAAGCGCGACTACCTCCGCGCGATCCGGGAGTACAAGAATCGGACGAGGAGATTCGGACGCTGA
- a CDS encoding YgaP-like transmembrane domain, protein MVDKNVGGRDRLARALLAALLTVAAIRSLRQGRRTVGMLASISALGFGINAVTCFCGLNRALGIDTTEE, encoded by the coding sequence ATGGTGGACAAGAACGTCGGCGGTCGCGACCGACTCGCCCGTGCACTGCTCGCCGCGCTGCTGACCGTCGCGGCGATCCGCTCGCTGCGACAGGGTCGACGAACGGTCGGGATGCTCGCGAGTATCAGCGCGCTGGGGTTCGGGATCAACGCGGTGACGTGCTTCTGCGGGCTGAATCGAGCGCTCGGCATCGACACGACCGAGGAGTAG
- the dnaG gene encoding DNA primase DnaG yields the protein MDDTTKYLIHADVTASGVVERSDVVGAIFGQTEGLLGEELDLRDLQQSSKVGRIDVEIDSSGGESRGEVTIATSLDKVETATLAASLETITRVGPCRADLTVTNIEDVRAAKRRQIVDRAHELLVEAFDETAMSSQEILEEVRQRVRVADVTEYEGLPAGPRVEDSDAVVIVEGRADVLTLLQYGVKNAVAVEGTDVPDVVADLTAERTTTAFLDGDRGGDLILRELSQVADVDYVTFAPDGRSVEDLSRHEVFEALRDKVPYDAVADASTPRTAVAATDGSAMPAPESDDAAADSSESGDAVDGPESPDEPAVADAAEEADAAAENVDDAEESAAETELESPDVTPEPADVEETGTDAETGSGDAETTVPETLHGHVEAVVRGERKTVRLLDDEFGEIDEAPAEDAVEAVEAAASPPSAVVLDGELSQRLLDVAAQRGVSQAVARSLGEFTKRPTSVRLRTADQLLGDGG from the coding sequence ATGGACGATACAACGAAATATCTCATCCACGCCGACGTGACCGCGAGCGGGGTGGTCGAGCGGAGTGACGTCGTCGGCGCCATCTTCGGGCAGACCGAGGGGCTGCTCGGCGAGGAGCTCGATCTGCGGGACCTCCAGCAGTCCTCGAAAGTAGGGCGCATCGACGTCGAGATCGACAGCAGCGGCGGCGAGTCGCGCGGCGAGGTGACGATCGCGACGAGCCTGGACAAGGTCGAGACAGCGACGCTGGCCGCGTCGCTGGAGACGATCACGCGGGTCGGTCCCTGTCGGGCCGATCTCACCGTGACCAACATCGAGGACGTGCGCGCGGCCAAGCGCCGCCAGATCGTCGACCGCGCCCACGAGCTGCTCGTCGAGGCGTTCGACGAGACCGCGATGAGCAGCCAGGAGATCTTGGAGGAGGTGCGCCAGCGCGTCCGCGTCGCCGACGTCACCGAGTACGAGGGGCTCCCCGCGGGTCCCCGCGTCGAAGACAGCGACGCCGTCGTGATCGTCGAAGGGCGCGCCGACGTGCTGACGCTCCTGCAGTACGGCGTCAAGAACGCCGTCGCCGTCGAGGGCACCGACGTCCCCGACGTCGTCGCCGACCTGACCGCCGAGCGGACGACCACCGCCTTTCTCGACGGCGACCGCGGCGGCGACCTGATCCTGCGGGAGCTCTCGCAGGTCGCCGACGTCGACTACGTGACGTTCGCGCCCGACGGCCGGTCGGTCGAGGACCTCTCGCGCCACGAGGTGTTCGAGGCGCTGCGGGACAAGGTCCCCTACGACGCCGTCGCGGACGCCTCGACGCCGCGCACCGCGGTCGCCGCGACCGACGGGAGCGCGATGCCCGCGCCGGAGTCGGACGACGCCGCGGCGGACTCGTCGGAGTCGGGCGACGCGGTCGACGGCCCCGAGAGTCCCGACGAACCCGCAGTCGCGGACGCCGCCGAAGAGGCGGACGCCGCAGCTGAGAATGTCGACGATGCCGAGGAGAGCGCCGCGGAGACCGAACTCGAATCGCCCGACGTTACGCCCGAACCGGCGGACGTCGAAGAAACCGGGACGGACGCCGAAACCGGGTCGGGCGACGCCGAAACGACTGTCCCGGAGACGCTGCACGGCCACGTCGAGGCCGTGGTCCGAGGCGAGCGCAAGACGGTGCGGCTGCTCGACGACGAGTTCGGCGAAATCGACGAGGCGCCCGCGGAAGACGCCGTCGAGGCCGTCGAGGCCGCAGCGTCACCGCCGAGCGCCGTCGTGCTCGACGGCGAACTCAGCCAGCGGCTGCTCGACGTCGCCGCCCAGCGCGGCGTCTCGCAAGCGGTCGCCCGCTCGCTCGGCGAGTTCACCAAGCGGCCGACGAGCGTCCGGCTGCGCACCGCCGACCAGCTGCTCGGCGACGGCGGGTAG
- a CDS encoding sugar phosphate isomerase/epimerase, producing MHTAVQLYTLRNVGEPTAQLIERVGETPLDGVEFAAAPTEDGVAEALADADLTATAAHVADDRIERSTEEVVEACDAVDCATVVVPYLDESHFDERDAVAETADHLETLAGLLEPHGMRLCYHNHDHEFVSPRGTEGRSAFELLVEETDDAVGFELDLGWAKAADYDPTELLRRFDDRIPLVHLKDVSADGEPVELGEGVLDVPACVDAAREADVEAIVYEHDDPEDPIASLAHGATVLDDPHQAR from the coding sequence ATGCACACGGCAGTCCAGCTGTACACGCTCCGGAACGTCGGCGAACCGACCGCGCAGCTGATCGAACGGGTCGGCGAGACGCCGCTCGACGGCGTCGAGTTCGCCGCGGCGCCGACCGAGGACGGCGTCGCCGAGGCGCTCGCGGACGCCGATCTGACGGCGACGGCCGCGCACGTCGCCGACGACCGCATCGAGCGCTCGACCGAGGAAGTCGTCGAAGCGTGCGATGCGGTCGACTGCGCGACCGTCGTCGTGCCGTACCTCGACGAATCCCACTTCGACGAGCGCGACGCCGTCGCCGAGACGGCCGACCATCTGGAGACGCTCGCGGGCCTGCTCGAACCGCACGGGATGCGGCTGTGCTACCACAACCACGACCACGAGTTCGTCTCGCCCCGCGGGACGGAGGGCCGGTCGGCGTTCGAGCTCCTCGTCGAGGAGACCGACGACGCGGTCGGCTTCGAGCTCGATCTGGGCTGGGCGAAAGCCGCCGACTACGATCCGACGGAGCTGCTCCGGCGGTTCGACGACCGGATCCCGCTGGTCCACCTCAAGGACGTGAGCGCGGACGGCGAGCCGGTCGAGCTCGGCGAGGGCGTCCTCGACGTGCCGGCCTGCGTCGACGCCGCGCGCGAGGCCGACGTCGAGGCGATCGTCTACGAGCACGACGATCCGGAGGATCCGATCGCGTCGCTGGCTCACGGCGCGACGGTGCTCGACGATCCCCATCAGGCGCGGTAG
- a CDS encoding GNAT family N-acetyltransferase, which yields MIREAVEADRPALLALQSLLPEPAPEALGAALDGPGEVLVATDGGSEPGARLGAGDRDRQRPIGYVFAMPSDDSAYVAELVVAPDRRREGIASQLFSRLFDRLEDRSVRLVTLAVSPDNDEAREFYEEWGFREVDRDSEYYDGDPALLLARPL from the coding sequence GTGATCCGCGAGGCCGTCGAGGCCGACCGGCCGGCCCTGCTCGCCCTGCAGTCGCTGCTCCCCGAGCCGGCGCCCGAGGCGCTCGGCGCCGCGCTGGACGGCCCGGGCGAGGTGCTCGTCGCGACCGACGGCGGGAGCGAGCCGGGCGCGCGGCTCGGCGCCGGCGACCGAGACCGCCAGCGACCGATCGGCTACGTCTTCGCGATGCCGAGCGACGACAGCGCGTACGTCGCCGAGCTCGTCGTCGCCCCCGACCGGCGGCGGGAGGGCATCGCCTCGCAGCTGTTTTCCCGACTGTTCGATCGGCTCGAGGACCGTAGCGTCCGGCTCGTCACGCTGGCCGTTTCGCCGGACAACGACGAGGCCCGTGAGTTCTACGAGGAGTGGGGCTTCCGGGAGGTCGATCGGGATTCCGAGTACTACGACGGCGACCCGGCGCTGTTGCTGGCCCGGCCTCTGTGA
- a CDS encoding DUF3311 domain-containing protein, protein MTSSTERIGWGIAFLLLAALGIPWFLWGSDRVVAGLPVWIWWHVGWMLLTAAAFWLFAQRSWGLWIESDAAVEDGKASAAGATAADDPGGDRP, encoded by the coding sequence ATGACGTCGTCGACCGAGCGGATCGGCTGGGGCATCGCGTTCCTCCTCCTGGCGGCGCTGGGGATCCCGTGGTTCCTCTGGGGGTCCGACCGCGTCGTCGCGGGGCTGCCCGTCTGGATCTGGTGGCACGTCGGGTGGATGCTGCTGACCGCAGCCGCGTTCTGGCTGTTCGCGCAGCGCTCGTGGGGGCTCTGGATCGAGAGCGACGCCGCCGTCGAGGATGGCAAAGCGTCCGCCGCGGGGGCGACCGCAGCCGACGACCCCGGAGGTGACCGACCGTGA
- a CDS encoding sodium:solute symporter family protein, translating to MIDPLVASMIAYFGITILIAWWYGRGAGAGYVEFTLAGKNLGLVPFTMTYFATFVGGGLTMGIAQKAFVDGISAQWYAMTQGIAWMSISLVIGYLYAFDVVSVPELLGRVFGSSTKYFAALATVIGQIALTAGQTIGMATIIATVTTIPLDVAFWMSTLVFVGITAWGGMNSVAWADTLHGIIIIVGMAAAIPAALANTGGVGAVAAGVPQGHTDWLGVGIVQIATWYLLYITVAGAQQHLLQRTWSAKDAGTARRGVFLAGLVISGYGILTATAGLIAYAEGAGVDSSMAFAWTLQNTIHPVLGGVLLAAAVGAVMSGADSMLLAGATTFVNDIYVPWSGGMENVSQTHLVRVTRLVILVFGIGAAAIALSGVEIVVIDNLGMGVMSVLFAGVVALFWRHTDRRAGFPGLLVGGAVFVVWRFVLGEPEFFGEGAVEAAVPGTLAALLTIAVLSYAWDGETFTVEEIQRAATRDMNRFTQRDLRTSDGDTDAPSADD from the coding sequence ATGATCGATCCGCTCGTGGCGTCGATGATCGCCTACTTCGGGATCACTATTCTCATCGCCTGGTGGTACGGTCGCGGCGCGGGGGCGGGCTACGTCGAGTTCACCCTCGCGGGCAAGAACCTTGGACTGGTCCCGTTTACGATGACGTACTTCGCCACGTTCGTCGGCGGCGGGCTGACGATGGGGATCGCCCAGAAGGCGTTCGTCGACGGTATCAGCGCCCAGTGGTACGCGATGACCCAGGGGATCGCATGGATGTCGATCTCGCTGGTGATCGGCTACCTGTACGCCTTCGACGTCGTCAGTGTCCCGGAACTCCTCGGGCGCGTGTTCGGGTCGTCGACCAAGTACTTCGCGGCGCTCGCGACGGTGATCGGCCAGATCGCGCTGACGGCGGGCCAGACGATCGGCATGGCGACGATCATCGCGACGGTCACGACGATCCCGCTCGACGTGGCGTTCTGGATGAGCACCCTCGTGTTCGTCGGCATCACCGCCTGGGGCGGGATGAACTCCGTCGCCTGGGCGGACACGCTCCACGGGATCATCATCATCGTCGGCATGGCCGCCGCGATCCCCGCGGCGCTGGCCAACACCGGCGGCGTCGGCGCGGTCGCCGCCGGCGTGCCCCAGGGACACACCGACTGGCTCGGCGTGGGAATCGTACAGATCGCGACCTGGTATCTCCTGTACATCACCGTCGCCGGCGCCCAGCAGCACCTCCTCCAGCGGACGTGGTCGGCGAAAGACGCCGGCACGGCCAGGCGCGGCGTCTTCCTCGCGGGCCTGGTCATCAGCGGCTACGGCATCCTGACCGCGACCGCGGGGCTGATCGCGTACGCGGAGGGCGCGGGCGTCGACTCCTCGATGGCGTTCGCCTGGACGCTCCAGAACACCATCCACCCGGTTCTGGGCGGCGTCCTGCTGGCCGCGGCCGTCGGGGCGGTGATGAGCGGCGCCGACTCGATGCTGCTCGCCGGGGCGACCACCTTCGTCAACGACATCTACGTCCCGTGGAGCGGCGGCATGGAGAACGTCTCCCAGACCCACCTTGTGCGGGTGACGCGGCTGGTGATCCTGGTGTTCGGCATCGGCGCCGCGGCCATCGCGCTCAGCGGCGTCGAGATCGTCGTCATCGACAACCTCGGGATGGGCGTGATGTCGGTGCTGTTCGCCGGCGTGGTCGCGCTGTTCTGGCGCCACACCGATCGACGAGCCGGCTTCCCCGGCCTGCTCGTCGGGGGCGCGGTGTTCGTCGTCTGGCGGTTCGTCCTCGGGGAACCCGAGTTCTTCGGCGAGGGGGCGGTCGAGGCGGCGGTTCCTGGCACGCTCGCGGCGCTGCTCACGATCGCGGTTCTGAGCTACGCGTGGGACGGCGAGACGTTCACCGTCGAGGAGATTCAACGCGCGGCGACGCGCGACATGAATCGGTTCACCCAGCGGGATCTGCGGACGAGCGACGGCGATACCGACGCGCCGTCTGCGGACGACTGA
- a CDS encoding DUF5778 family protein, translating into MAEVLDEELYRRTKRLLEPGEVDLNGAIVHTDFDGDDEIDMMQATIDAGEIIAEHSGIDPKDTFVYSGNDDPDFSSNQHQGLTLDDEEFVWECQQLLREGSFDIVIYYEASADHDAILEDIEELGFDVTGVEGE; encoded by the coding sequence ATGGCCGAGGTACTCGACGAGGAGCTCTACCGGCGCACGAAGCGACTGCTCGAACCGGGCGAGGTCGATCTCAACGGCGCGATCGTCCACACCGACTTCGACGGCGACGACGAGATCGACATGATGCAGGCGACGATCGACGCCGGCGAGATCATCGCCGAGCACTCCGGGATCGACCCGAAGGACACGTTCGTCTACTCGGGCAACGACGATCCGGACTTCTCCTCGAACCAGCACCAGGGCCTCACGCTGGACGACGAGGAGTTCGTCTGGGAGTGCCAGCAGTTGCTGCGCGAGGGGAGTTTCGACATCGTGATCTACTACGAGGCCAGCGCGGACCACGACGCCATTCTGGAGGACATCGAAGAACTGGGCTTCGACGTGACGGGCGTCGAAGGAGAGTAG
- a CDS encoding cold-shock protein: MAKGEVDFFNDTGGYGFIDTDEADEDVFFHMEDVGGPDLEEGQEVEFEIEQADKGPRAKNLVRL, from the coding sequence ATGGCGAAAGGCGAAGTTGATTTCTTCAACGACACTGGCGGTTACGGTTTCATCGACACCGACGAGGCTGACGAGGACGTCTTCTTCCACATGGAAGACGTCGGCGGTCCCGACCTCGAGGAAGGACAGGAAGTAGAGTTCGAGATCGAGCAGGCCGACAAGGGCCCGCGCGCGAAGAACCTCGTCCGCCTGTAG
- the uppS gene encoding polyprenyl diphosphate synthase: MREWFGRQVRSGYERLLRREIEGVPTHVAVIQDGNRRYARQNGADAPDGHRAGAETTEQVLEWCQDLGVEELTLYAFSTENFDRPDEELEPLFDLLEGKLREFADADRVHENGVCIRALGDVERLPERVQDAVAYAEERTEGYDRFVLNVALAYGGRAELLSAARSVLSDVDAGALSPGEIDVETVEERLYERPVRDVDLIIRTGGDERTSNFLPWYANGNEAAVFFCAPYWPEFRQVDFLRAIRTYEHRQESWRTARARRALALLRATGSAELDEARNVLERFRDALPSSEREQLDPEEFDADERAAD; the protein is encoded by the coding sequence ATGAGAGAGTGGTTCGGGCGGCAGGTCCGCTCGGGGTACGAGCGACTGCTCCGGCGGGAGATCGAGGGGGTCCCGACCCACGTCGCGGTCATCCAGGACGGCAATCGGCGCTACGCGCGACAGAACGGTGCAGACGCGCCCGACGGCCATCGAGCCGGCGCGGAGACGACCGAGCAGGTCCTGGAGTGGTGCCAGGATCTGGGCGTCGAGGAGCTGACGCTGTACGCCTTCTCGACGGAGAACTTCGATCGACCCGACGAGGAACTCGAACCGCTGTTCGACCTCCTCGAAGGCAAGCTCCGCGAGTTCGCCGACGCCGATCGGGTCCACGAGAACGGCGTCTGCATCCGCGCGCTCGGCGACGTCGAGCGGCTCCCCGAGCGCGTGCAGGACGCCGTCGCCTACGCCGAGGAACGGACCGAGGGGTACGATCGGTTCGTCCTGAACGTCGCGCTCGCGTACGGCGGCCGCGCGGAGCTGCTGTCGGCGGCCCGCTCGGTTCTCTCGGATGTCGACGCCGGGGCGCTGTCGCCCGGGGAGATCGACGTCGAGACGGTCGAGGAACGCCTCTACGAGCGGCCCGTTCGGGACGTCGATCTGATCATCCGCACCGGCGGCGACGAGCGCACCAGCAACTTCCTGCCGTGGTACGCGAACGGCAACGAAGCCGCCGTGTTCTTCTGTGCGCCCTACTGGCCCGAGTTCCGGCAGGTCGACTTCCTGCGGGCGATCCGGACCTACGAGCACCGCCAGGAGTCCTGGCGGACGGCCAGGGCGCGGCGCGCGCTCGCACTTCTCCGGGCGACCGGGAGTGCCGAACTCGACGAGGCCAGGAACGTGCTCGAACGCTTTCGGGACGCGCTGCCCAGCAGCGAGCGCGAGCAGCTCGATCCGGAGGAGTTCGACGCCGACGAGCGGGCCGCCGACTGA
- a CDS encoding sodium:solute symporter family protein: protein MSQVALQLGIVVGYLLLALGVGLLAYRLTDRTAEDFYLASRTFGTVVLLFTTFATLLSAFTFFGGPNLAYASGPEWILVMGVMDGILFAILWYVIGYKQWLIGKRHGYVTLPEMLGDRFGSPALRGLVALVSLFWLFPYIMLQQMGAGTALAGLTGGWLPYWAGAALVTAFMIVYVVLAGMRGIAWTDTIQGAFMLLATWAAALWVLDAVGGAGAATAAVAESNPEFLSLGGGVYSPAWMISQAVSIAFGVAMFPQVNQRFFTAGSKKVFKRTFALWPILVVLLFVPAFLLGTWAAGLGIAVPEGENVLPILLNEYAPGWFAALVIAGAMAAMMSSSDSMLLSGSSYFTRDLYRPFVSPDASERREDLLGRIGVVVFATATFVASLYRPGGLVQIGSTAFGGFAQLAFPVLVALYWRRTTRAGMLAGVGASQAFYLASVFIGAVPSTYWGWDASILGMVVGLVLTVGVSAVTPQSADARSARFAELSGAE from the coding sequence GTGAGCCAGGTCGCCCTGCAGCTGGGCATCGTCGTCGGCTATCTCCTGCTCGCGCTCGGCGTCGGCCTGCTGGCCTACCGGCTCACCGACCGCACCGCGGAGGACTTCTATCTCGCTTCCCGCACCTTTGGCACGGTCGTCCTGCTGTTCACGACGTTCGCGACGCTGCTGTCGGCCTTTACGTTCTTCGGCGGCCCGAACCTCGCCTACGCGTCGGGCCCCGAGTGGATCCTCGTGATGGGCGTGATGGACGGGATCCTCTTCGCGATCCTCTGGTACGTGATCGGCTACAAGCAGTGGCTGATCGGCAAGCGTCACGGCTACGTCACGCTCCCCGAGATGCTGGGCGACCGGTTCGGCTCGCCGGCGCTGCGCGGGCTGGTCGCGCTCGTCAGCCTGTTCTGGCTCTTTCCGTACATCATGCTCCAGCAGATGGGCGCCGGCACCGCGCTGGCGGGCCTGACCGGCGGCTGGCTCCCCTACTGGGCCGGCGCGGCGCTGGTGACCGCCTTCATGATCGTCTACGTCGTGCTCGCGGGGATGCGCGGCATCGCCTGGACCGACACGATTCAGGGCGCCTTTATGCTGCTGGCGACGTGGGCCGCCGCGCTGTGGGTGCTCGACGCCGTCGGCGGGGCGGGCGCCGCGACCGCGGCGGTCGCCGAGTCGAACCCCGAGTTCCTCTCGCTGGGCGGCGGCGTCTACTCGCCGGCGTGGATGATATCGCAGGCCGTCAGCATCGCCTTCGGCGTCGCGATGTTCCCGCAGGTCAACCAGCGATTCTTCACGGCGGGCTCGAAGAAAGTGTTCAAGCGCACGTTCGCGCTCTGGCCGATCCTGGTCGTCCTACTCTTTGTCCCGGCGTTCCTGCTGGGCACGTGGGCGGCCGGCCTCGGAATCGCAGTCCCCGAAGGCGAGAACGTCCTCCCGATCCTGCTCAACGAGTACGCGCCGGGGTGGTTCGCCGCGCTCGTGATCGCCGGCGCGATGGCGGCGATGATGAGTAGTTCCGACTCGATGCTGCTGTCGGGCTCCTCCTATTTCACGCGGGATCTCTACCGCCCGTTCGTCTCGCCCGACGCCAGCGAGCGCCGCGAGGACCTGCTGGGACGGATCGGCGTCGTCGTCTTCGCGACGGCGACGTTCGTCGCCAGCCTCTACCGGCCCGGCGGGCTGGTCCAGATCGGCTCGACCGCGTTCGGCGGGTTCGCCCAACTCGCGTTCCCGGTGCTGGTCGCGCTGTACTGGCGTCGGACGACCCGCGCGGGGATGCTCGCAGGCGTCGGCGCGAGTCAGGCGTTCTACCTCGCGTCGGTGTTCATCGGGGCCGTCCCGAGCACGTACTGGGGTTGGGACGCCTCGATCCTCGGCATGGTCGTCGGGCTCGTCCTGACCGTCGGCGTCTCTGCGGTGACTCCTCAATCGGCCGACGCACGCAGCGCCCGGTTCGCCGAGCTTTCGGGCGCCGAGTAG
- a CDS encoding Rieske (2Fe-2S) protein, translating into MSGRYRLTSVDAVEEEGSWLFTVRDQHGNDEEFFLVPCDDPDRPAVEAWLNRCTHESQRLYREGVGAIVRDGGVVCPKHGSIFDTCTGYCDNGEAADTTLPDVEIAVDGGQVYLVDDDVTFLRAGPSRDDDDDDGPSSTSHLQF; encoded by the coding sequence ATGAGCGGTCGCTACCGGCTGACGAGCGTCGACGCGGTCGAGGAGGAAGGGTCCTGGCTGTTCACGGTTCGGGACCAGCACGGCAACGACGAGGAGTTCTTTCTCGTACCCTGCGACGACCCCGACCGGCCGGCGGTCGAAGCGTGGCTCAACCGCTGCACCCACGAGTCCCAGCGCCTGTATCGCGAGGGCGTCGGCGCGATCGTCCGCGACGGCGGGGTGGTCTGTCCGAAGCACGGCTCGATCTTCGACACCTGCACGGGCTACTGCGACAACGGCGAGGCCGCCGACACGACGCTGCCGGACGTCGAGATCGCCGTCGATGGCGGACAGGTGTATCTGGTCGACGACGACGTGACGTTCCTGCGCGCGGGACCGAGCCGCGACGACGATGACGACGACGGTCCGAGTTCGACGTCGCACCTGCAGTTCTGA
- a CDS encoding DUF92 domain-containing protein, whose translation MTSTVRRAGAFAAVGTLAVLAAAVPAAAVAAFVAVAAAAATITDGAAFELFARPGDRRDERLKGLVGFAVAAALLAGFATFGELPVRVFVGTVVLYAYGNLAGEIAQRRVGGEVAEAVGFVVGGLLAGVAAVQATALVTDAALLPFAEVAVLATTGALVGALLRSVLLGRDDPAVILSVGLLLWLIAALNVGTTTTDVLVALGVTAALGYTSYALETASVEGMLAGVVLAFLAIVLGGYPWFAVMIAFFGIGGLSTKFRYDEKLDRGVAEDNEGARGSANVLGNAAVALVAVLGYAAASAGLFGADPALFLFAFTGSLATALADTLSSEIGGVFDRPRLITTLERVEPGTDGGVTWQGEIAGAAGAALVAALSWLLFAEVGVPGALVIVAAGVTGMTVDSLLGATIEGNSVGNQSVNFLATLSGGIAGTLFALAVGLAGLP comes from the coding sequence GTGACATCGACCGTCCGCCGCGCGGGTGCGTTCGCCGCTGTCGGGACCCTCGCGGTTCTGGCCGCGGCCGTGCCCGCGGCGGCCGTGGCCGCGTTCGTTGCGGTGGCCGCCGCAGCCGCGACGATCACGGACGGCGCCGCCTTCGAGCTGTTCGCCCGACCGGGCGACCGGCGCGACGAACGCCTCAAGGGGCTCGTCGGCTTCGCCGTCGCGGCGGCGCTGTTGGCCGGATTCGCCACCTTCGGCGAGCTCCCCGTTCGGGTATTCGTCGGGACGGTCGTGCTGTACGCCTACGGGAACCTCGCCGGCGAGATCGCCCAGCGACGCGTCGGCGGCGAGGTCGCCGAAGCCGTCGGGTTCGTCGTCGGCGGGCTGCTCGCCGGCGTCGCCGCCGTCCAGGCGACCGCGCTGGTGACCGACGCCGCTCTACTGCCGTTCGCGGAAGTGGCGGTGCTGGCGACGACCGGCGCGCTCGTCGGCGCCTTGCTCCGGTCGGTACTGCTGGGCCGGGACGACCCGGCCGTGATCCTCTCGGTCGGCCTGCTGCTCTGGCTGATCGCCGCGCTGAACGTCGGCACGACGACGACGGACGTGCTCGTCGCGCTGGGCGTGACGGCCGCGCTGGGCTACACCTCCTACGCCCTGGAGACCGCGTCCGTCGAGGGGATGCTCGCGGGCGTCGTGCTCGCGTTTCTGGCGATCGTGCTCGGCGGGTACCCGTGGTTCGCCGTCATGATCGCGTTCTTCGGGATCGGCGGGCTCTCGACGAAGTTCCGCTACGACGAGAAGCTCGACCGCGGCGTCGCCGAGGACAACGAGGGCGCGCGGGGGAGCGCGAACGTGCTCGGCAACGCCGCCGTCGCGCTGGTCGCCGTGCTCGGCTACGCGGCGGCCTCCGCGGGCCTGTTCGGCGCCGATCCCGCACTGTTTCTGTTCGCCTTTACGGGGTCGCTCGCGACGGCGCTCGCGGACACGCTCTCCTCGGAGATCGGCGGGGTGTTCGATCGCCCGCGGCTGATCACCACCCTCGAACGAGTCGAGCCGGGGACCGACGGTGGCGTCACCTGGCAGGGGGAGATCGCCGGGGCAGCCGGCGCCGCACTCGTCGCCGCCCTCTCCTGGCTGCTGTTCGCGGAGGTGGGAGTGCCCGGTGCGCTGGTGATCGTCGCCGCCGGCGTGACGGGGATGACCGTCGACAGCCTGCTGGGCGCGACGATCGAGGGGAACAGCGTGGGCAACCAGAGTGTCAACTTCCTGGCGACGCTGTCGGGCGGGATCGCCGGCACGCTGTTCGCGCTGGCGGTCGGGCTGGCGGGGCTGCCGTGA